The nucleotide window GGATAGCTGAATACTTGGCCATGCTGCGGAATCTTCGAGCAGCGACATGTTCGCTTCAAAATAGCTCGTCGGGGTGCTCACTTCATGCCATGGGTTGCTATCGAGCATGCCAACAATCGTTTCTCCGCGCTCGAGCCATGGCACATAGCCCTGGCGAATCACGCATCCGGCGTCGGGCAGCTGCTCTATCGCTTGCTTTGAGAGAATGTGAACGCCGGTAAACATGCAACGTTTTAGCGCTGGATCGACTGGCTCTTCGTTTCTAAGAATGCCGCATACCTTGCCATCGCTTCGCAGGTCGATAGCGCCGTAGTGGCTACCCTCGGCGCGAGCCTGAAGCAGCATCGTAGCGATAGCGCCGCTTTGTTTATGCAGCGCGATGGCTGAGCTCAAATCCGGCTGATAGACGAGTTTTCCATTGAATACGACGATTGCATCGTCTGGGTCTGTGCTGTCCAGCAAAAAAGCCCTGGCATTCTTCAGTCCGCCGGCAGTGCCAAGGATCTTCTGTTCGTGAAAAAAGGCCAGATTCACATCGGGCGGGACAAAGCCTTGCATGTGCTCGCGTAGCTCATCCGAGAGATAATGGCTGTTGACCGCAATGTCGCGTATGCCGTGCATGCTTAGGGTTTCTAAGGCAAAAGATATGACCGGTCGCCCCGCCACCGGGACGACGGGTTTGGGCAATAGTTCGCTAAGAGGCCTAAGACGCGTTCCAAATCCTGCAGCTAAAACCATGGCTCGCATTCGCTGAAGCTACCTAGCTTAAGCGTCTGTTGCAAAAAATCCCGCCGGAATGCCGGTGTTGGGGCTATTTTGCGCTTGCCGCGTTTTATGAGACAACAGTGCATGATTAAGCAAACTCAAAACTGGGCCGGTCTTACGACGCACGTCTTATGCGACTCTGCTGATGAGCCGGCAAAAAGAGTCTACGTGCTGTTTCATGGCTTTGGCGCGCCTGGCACGGATTTAGTCGATTTGCATCAGGTGCTCTACGCTCCTGCTGGCACAGCCTTTGCCTTTCCAGAGGCGCCGCATAGCCTCGGGCGCATTTTCGGACCGGTGGAATCCAGAGCGTGGTGGCACATTGATCTTGAACGTTTTGCTAACGCTACAAGCCCAAAAGCAATTGAAGCATTGTGCAACGAGTTGCCTGAAGGGGTGAAAGAGCTACGCGAACAGATGGTTGCGTTTTTCCAAACGATGCAAGCTCGTTTTAAAGTCAGCATGGAGCAAACTATTTTGGGTGGTTTTTCCCAAGGTTCAATGGTGGCACTCGATTCGGCCTTAGCGCTCGATTCGCGCGTGGGCGGCTTAGCCTTGCTATCTTCCAGTATTATTGATGGCAAAGGATGGGATGCGCACGTTGCCAAGTTGGACGGTGTGCCTGTGTATCAAAGTCATGGCACTCGGGATCCGATTCTTCCAATCGGGGTGGCTGAGACCTTAAGGGACAGGCTCAGCAAAGCCGGAGCGAAGCTAAGTTGGCATGCCTTCGAAGGCGAGCACGGCATTCCGCTCGAAGTCATCCAGGATCTGAATCGTTTTCTGGCCACTGTTTGAGGCGCAAAGCCGAGCGTACGCTTTGTTTACGCTTTGTTTTCGAACTGACCCATGGCGCGGAATTTTTGGTAGCGCTGCTCGCGTAGAGCGTTGGCGTCGAGCTTCTTTAGCTCGGATAGGTGTTGAGCAAGCGAGTGTTTGAGACTTGTTGCGGTTGCACGTAAGTCTCGGTGAGCTCCTCCAGCGGGCTCCGTGATCACTTCATCAACCAAACCAAGACCTTGTACTTCCGGTGCTCGCAGTTTGAGCTGCTCGGCGGCATCTGGTGCGCGTGCCCCATCGCGCCACAAAATCGACGCACATCCTTCTGGAGTAATCACGCTATAGGTTGCGAATTCGAGCATCAGAATGCGGTTAGCAACACCAAGTGCTAAAGCGCCGCCAGAGCCCCCTTCTCCAATTACAGTCGCAATAATCGGAACCTCAAGGCTGGCCATGACTATAAGCGAGTGACCGATGGCTTCGCTTTGGCCGCGCTCTTCGGCTCCGATGCCTGGATAGGCTCCGGGTGTATCAATAAAAGTAAAAATAGGTCGACTGAAACGATTTGCCAGCTCCATAATACGGCAGGCCTTACGGTAGCCTTCCGGGTGGGCCATTCCGAAGTTACGGTAGACTTTTTGTTTCGTGCTGCGACCTTTTTGTTGCCCGATAATGGCAACATGCTGATCATTGAAACGTCCGAATCCTGCGATGATCGCGGGATCATCGCTAAAACGTCGATCGCCGTGCAATTCTTGAAAGTCGGTGAATATGCGGTCGAGATAGTCACGGAAATAGGGTCGGTCCGGATGTCGACTCAACTGCACTTTTTGCCAAACATTAAGGTCGGCATAAATGCGCTTCTGCAGTTTTTGCGCTTTTTGCTCTAGCTTCTCAAGGTCAGCACCAACGTCAGCATGCGACGCTGCCACTTTCTTGAGCTTATGGATGCGCTCTTCAAGTTCGTATAAAGGTTTTTCAAAATCTAAAAAAGCCACAGCTAAAATTCCACTTTAGCCGTTCGCTCGACCTCAAACGGTTCGTTGTTGGTTTCGCAAACGACTTGATAGATTTTCAAGGCCTGCGACTTACCTTTTACCTGAGTGGGTGGCAAGGGCTTTGTTTTAACGTGGTCTTTACGGCCTTGTAGACCGATTCGCTGATAATAATCTCACCCTCTTTAGCCACGGAGCAAAGCCTTGCGCCTACATTAACCACGTCGCCGATCACGGTGTATTCCAGGGCCTGGCTACTTCCAAGATACCCGGCCACCACCTCGCCCGTGTTAATGCCAATGCCCATGCGCACCGTGCGCTGTCCTTTGATGATGCGTTGTGCATTGTATTTATCAAGCACGCCCTGCATTTCAATTGCGGTGCGCACTGCACGTACCGGATCGTCATCGTGCATTACCGGCGCACCGAAGAGCGCCATAATGGCATCACCCACAAATTTATCCAGAGTTCCTTCGTGCTTAAAGATGACTTCCACCATGAGCTCAAAATATTCATTGAGCATGGTGACCGTTTCTTGAGCGCTTTGGTTTTCAGCAATATTGGTAAAGCCACGAATGTCTGTAAAGAGTACCGTCGTCTCACGGAGTTGGCCGCCCTTCTCGAGCTTGACCGCGCCGCTCATAACTTCTTCAACGATGGCAGGCGACAGTAGCCTCTCGAATTGACCACGCATGACCGCGTCTTTTTCGATTTTATTTGCGTAGAAACTGTTTTGGATGGCAATAGCTGCTTGATTGGCCACGTTCTGAAAGAGCTGCAAATCTTTCTCTCGAAACGAATTCGTTGCAACTTTCGAGTCGAGCAAAATCACACCAAAGGTATGATCGGCATGCACCAAAGGAACGGCCATCGACGAGCGTATCCCCTGCATAATAACAGAACGCGCGCCGTGAAACCGTGCATCCATCGTCGCATCGCTTGAGAGCACGGCCGTTGAGTCACGAAGCACTTCGTTTGTGATCGTGCTTGATATGGTAAGCTGCTCATCCTCTGCTTTTTCATCGCGCATGTGAACGCAACGTGGCAGAAGATCGCCACTTTCATCGTCTACGAGCAGCACCACGCCTCGGTCGGCTGGAAACATTTCCATGAGTCGCGCCAATACTTTTTCAAGTAATTTATCGACATCCAATTCAAGGCCGATGGCTTTGGTTAGCTCGTAACCCAAACGAAGTTTTTCGTAGTCGCGACGTAAATCTTTTTCGTTCGCAATAAGTTTTTCCGATACAAAGCGTTGCTCACTGATCGGAGCCAGTCGCGTATGGATATGACTGTCAATGGATCCTGGTGTGATGGTGACTTGCGGAACGCGTTTCTTAGCTTTGAACTGGACCTTGTGAGAAAACACGATACGGGTTGTGCCCACCATGATTTCATCACCATCTTTGAGCTCCACGGAAGATGCCCGTTTACCATTGACCAATGTACCGTTGAGCGAATCAAGGTCTTTGAGATGATAACCTTCCTTGACCTTCCATATGCGGCAGTGGTTCTTTGAAGCGATGCGATCGAGGACCTGGATGTCGTTGTCCGGGTGTCGCCCAAGGGTGATGTTTTCCCCCAAGTTGTGCCGTTGTGGACCTTCAGGTCCGTAAATAGTCAGGTCCGCCATCGCAGGCCCCATGGTATGCGACCAAGCACTCCCCCGTAAAGTATGTCGAGCGGGCGCTTGCGCCGCGCGAGCTCGTTTGGGGTTGCCGGGCGCTTGCGCCGCGCGAGCTCGTTTGGGATGCCTTGCTCTTCAAGCGTTGAATTGCTTGCATCGCTTGTTAAAGCTTGCTAGTTTCCGTCTCCCGCTAAGTTTTAGGATGGCATATGGCACGTGTAA belongs to Myxococcales bacterium and includes:
- a CDS encoding NTP transferase domain-containing protein, which gives rise to MVLAAGFGTRLRPLSELLPKPVVPVAGRPVISFALETLSMHGIRDIAVNSHYLSDELREHMQGFVPPDVNLAFFHEQKILGTAGGLKNARAFLLDSTDPDDAIVVFNGKLVYQPDLSSAIALHKQSGAIATMLLQARAEGSHYGAIDLRSDGKVCGILRNEEPVDPALKRCMFTGVHILSKQAIEQLPDAGCVIRQGYVPWLERGETIVGMLDSNPWHEVSTPTSYFEANMSLLEDSAAWPSIQLSGSNIIDKQTMPLSRDIELDRCIIGKNVSLTEGIKLSRCIVWPRSQIRQSVTNSIITPKHRLTMDRE
- a CDS encoding acetyl-CoA carboxylase carboxyltransferase subunit alpha, producing MLAVAFLDFEKPLYELEERIHKLKKVAASHADVGADLEKLEQKAQKLQKRIYADLNVWQKVQLSRHPDRPYFRDYLDRIFTDFQELHGDRRFSDDPAIIAGFGRFNDQHVAIIGQQKGRSTKQKVYRNFGMAHPEGYRKACRIMELANRFSRPIFTFIDTPGAYPGIGAEERGQSEAIGHSLIVMASLEVPIIATVIGEGGSGGALALGVANRILMLEFATYSVITPEGCASILWRDGARAPDAAEQLKLRAPEVQGLGLVDEVITEPAGGAHRDLRATATSLKHSLAQHLSELKKLDANALREQRYQKFRAMGQFENKA
- a CDS encoding FHA domain-containing protein; its protein translation is MADLTIYGPEGPQRHNLGENITLGRHPDNDIQVLDRIASKNHCRIWKVKEGYHLKDLDSLNGTLVNGKRASSVELKDGDEIMVGTTRIVFSHKVQFKAKKRVPQVTITPGSIDSHIHTRLAPISEQRFVSEKLIANEKDLRRDYEKLRLGYELTKAIGLELDVDKLLEKVLARLMEMFPADRGVVLLVDDESGDLLPRCVHMRDEKAEDEQLTISSTITNEVLRDSTAVLSSDATMDARFHGARSVIMQGIRSSMAVPLVHADHTFGVILLDSKVATNSFREKDLQLFQNVANQAAIAIQNSFYANKIEKDAVMRGQFERLLSPAIVEEVMSGAVKLEKGGQLRETTVLFTDIRGFTNIAENQSAQETVTMLNEYFELMVEVIFKHEGTLDKFVGDAIMALFGAPVMHDDDPVRAVRTAIEMQGVLDKYNAQRIIKGQRTVRMGIGINTGEVVAGYLGSSQALEYTVIGDVVNVGARLCSVAKEGEIIISESVYKAVKTTLKQSPCHPLR